A window of the Deltaproteobacteria bacterium HGW-Deltaproteobacteria-18 genome harbors these coding sequences:
- a CDS encoding ABC transporter permease — MTPTKLVFKNIVRRRGRFVFTLLGIIIGMASFVTFVALGGSLTAQINKESAALGANLVVTPKGSCAFEQVSILTGEQLPTTITAEEVAAIRAIPGMTAIPFLAERSAIQNRPVSVLGVPTEESLPFKGWRIADGRYFNAPGERGALLGAVVAGQFGLGPGGEVAIRGTQLPVLGVLEETGGKDDLTVFLPLPVAQALYDQQDRVSYVAVRVDRLEEVDAYALRIKDVVSLGVVSDKQMLASVLSIVGTVSVTLQLIAAVAVLAAAFGIVNTMMTATYERKREIGILQAMGATRGTIFRLFLLESGIYGLLGGIGGAALGLVASMLATPLISQNAASSFVKGAQGGVDPLMLAGAVLFSTLIAMLSGLYPAWRASRLSPVEAISYE, encoded by the coding sequence ATGACCCCGACAAAACTTGTTTTCAAGAACATCGTCCGTCGTCGGGGGCGGTTCGTTTTCACCCTTCTCGGCATAATCATCGGCATGGCCTCTTTTGTGACCTTCGTGGCGCTGGGCGGAAGCCTCACTGCGCAGATCAACAAGGAGTCCGCCGCCCTGGGCGCGAACCTGGTCGTCACTCCCAAGGGCAGCTGCGCCTTCGAGCAGGTCTCGATCCTGACCGGCGAACAGCTGCCGACCACCATTACCGCCGAAGAGGTCGCGGCCATCCGCGCAATCCCCGGCATGACGGCCATTCCCTTCCTGGCCGAACGTTCGGCCATCCAGAACCGCCCGGTTTCCGTGCTGGGCGTTCCGACCGAGGAGTCACTGCCGTTCAAGGGGTGGCGTATCGCGGACGGACGTTACTTCAACGCTCCAGGCGAACGCGGCGCGTTGCTCGGCGCGGTGGTGGCCGGGCAGTTCGGCCTTGGGCCGGGCGGAGAAGTGGCGATCCGCGGGACGCAGTTGCCGGTGCTCGGGGTGCTCGAAGAGACGGGCGGCAAGGACGACCTGACCGTGTTCCTGCCACTGCCGGTGGCGCAGGCGCTCTACGATCAGCAGGATCGCGTCTCGTACGTGGCGGTGCGGGTGGACCGCCTGGAAGAGGTCGATGCCTATGCGCTGAGGATCAAGGATGTGGTCAGCCTCGGCGTGGTCTCGGACAAGCAGATGCTGGCCTCGGTCCTGTCCATCGTGGGCACGGTCAGCGTGACCCTGCAGCTCATCGCGGCGGTGGCCGTGCTGGCGGCGGCCTTCGGGATCGTCAATACCATGATGACCGCGACCTACGAGCGCAAGCGCGAGATCGGCATCCTGCAGGCGATGGGCGCGACCAGGGGGACGATCTTTCGCCTCTTCCTGCTCGAATCCGGGATCTACGGGCTGCTGGGCGGCATCGGCGGAGCCGCGCTGGGTTTGGTGGCGTCCATGCTCGCGACCCCGCTCATCAGCCAGAACGCGGCCTCGTCCTTCGTCAAGGGTGCGCAGGGCGGGGTTGATCCGCTCATGCTGGCCGGGGCCGTGCTCTTTTCGACGCTCATCGCCATGCTTTCCGGGCTCTATCCCGCATGGCGCGCGTCCAGACTTTCACCGGTGGAGGCCATCAGCTATGAATGA
- a CDS encoding F0F1 ATP synthase subunit, with protein sequence MTSHENPQKPGLEREVDVRARRKLRARSRAGREVWFGLGMMGIIGWSVSIPTILGAFLGYWLDQNHPGGRSWTLALLVAGLVLGCWNAWYWVAKEDRAIREEQEDDDT encoded by the coding sequence GTGACTAGTCACGAAAATCCGCAAAAGCCGGGCCTTGAGCGCGAAGTCGATGTGCGGGCCAGACGCAAGCTGCGGGCCAGAAGTCGCGCCGGGCGGGAGGTATGGTTCGGGCTCGGGATGATGGGGATCATAGGCTGGTCGGTGAGCATCCCGACCATCCTTGGAGCGTTCCTGGGCTACTGGCTGGACCAGAATCATCCGGGCGGGCGGTCCTGGACCCTGGCCCTGCTCGTGGCAGGGCTGGTCCTGGGCTGCTGGAACGCCTGGTATTGGGTGGCCAAGGAGGACCGGGCAATCCGCGAGGAGCAGGAAGACGATGATACTTAG
- a CDS encoding lipoprotein-releasing system ATP-binding protein LolD: MNDSIIKAQGLTKTYGQGASLTQALRGVDLEIARGGLTCIVGPSGHGKSTLMHLLGGLDRPGSGRVDLDGQDMFTLGDGELAALRSRKIGFVFQFFNLLQSLTALENVETALMLGAVSERRQKERAEELLALVGLSDKMHSKPGQLSGGQQQRVAIARALANDPPVLLMDEPTGNLDSAAEAEVLGVLEDLVQKGKTIILVTHSADIAARADTLVRVRDGVICHG; the protein is encoded by the coding sequence ATGAATGATTCAATCATAAAGGCCCAGGGCCTGACCAAGACCTATGGCCAGGGCGCAAGCCTGACCCAGGCCCTGCGCGGCGTGGACCTTGAAATCGCGCGCGGCGGCCTGACCTGCATCGTCGGTCCTTCCGGGCACGGCAAATCGACGCTCATGCATCTGCTCGGGGGGCTGGATCGCCCCGGCAGCGGGCGGGTCGATCTCGACGGACAGGACATGTTCACGCTGGGCGACGGCGAGTTGGCCGCGCTGCGTTCGCGCAAGATCGGGTTCGTGTTCCAGTTCTTCAACCTGCTGCAGAGCCTCACGGCCCTGGAAAATGTGGAAACGGCCCTGATGCTGGGCGCCGTTTCCGAGAGGCGGCAAAAAGAGCGGGCCGAGGAACTGTTGGCGCTGGTCGGGCTTTCGGACAAGATGCATTCCAAGCCGGGGCAGCTTTCCGGCGGGCAGCAGCAGCGCGTTGCCATTGCCAGGGCCCTGGCCAACGACCCGCCGGTGCTGCTCATGGACGAGCCCACGGGTAACCTGGACTCGGCCGCGGAGGCGGAGGTGCTGGGCGTGCTTGAAGATCTCGTCCAAAAGGGCAAGACCATCATCCTTGTCACGCACAGCGCCGACATCGCCGCCCGTGCCGACACCCTGGTGCGGGTGCGCGACGGCGTGATCTGTCATGGATGA
- a CDS encoding F0F1 ATP synthase subunit gamma yields MSGTAQGLRRKIRSAGDLHSVVRAMKAMASSNIVRYEQAVRALEEYAHSVRLGLGLALREAGRQPAASAEGKASGGRATGVIVLGSDQGLVGQFNEAVAEQAKKFLEGLTQVPVVWAMGERVQGFLQEADLDVAGLFPAPNTVEAITPLIGRILAEIESRLGYGAQVHLFYNSQNAGTQCTPRHLQLLPLDGEWRQRYGSMAWPTKILPEIAGDPERTLRALVREYVFVSLFRACAESLAAENASRLVAMQRAEKNIAELLADMSGAFHRLRQAGIDAELFDVIAGFEALSQEGAKS; encoded by the coding sequence ATGAGCGGGACTGCCCAGGGCCTGCGCCGTAAAATCCGCAGCGCCGGCGATCTGCATTCCGTGGTCCGGGCCATGAAGGCCATGGCCTCGTCCAATATCGTGCGCTACGAGCAGGCGGTGCGTGCACTGGAAGAATATGCCCACAGCGTGAGACTGGGGCTGGGGTTGGCGCTGCGCGAAGCGGGGCGACAGCCTGCCGCCAGTGCGGAAGGCAAGGCCAGTGGCGGAAGGGCGACGGGCGTGATCGTGCTCGGCTCGGACCAGGGTCTGGTGGGGCAGTTCAACGAGGCCGTGGCGGAACAGGCCAAAAAGTTCCTGGAAGGTCTGACGCAGGTTCCCGTTGTGTGGGCCATGGGCGAGCGGGTTCAGGGTTTCCTGCAGGAGGCGGATCTGGATGTCGCGGGGTTGTTCCCGGCGCCGAATACAGTGGAGGCCATCACCCCGCTCATCGGGCGCATCCTGGCCGAGATCGAGTCCCGGCTCGGCTATGGTGCGCAGGTGCATCTTTTTTACAACAGCCAAAACGCCGGCACGCAGTGCACTCCCCGTCACCTGCAGCTGCTGCCTCTGGATGGGGAGTGGCGCCAGCGCTACGGCAGCATGGCATGGCCCACAAAAATCCTGCCGGAGATCGCGGGCGATCCGGAGCGCACTCTGCGCGCACTGGTGCGCGAATATGTTTTCGTGTCCCTTTTCCGGGCCTGCGCCGAATCCCTGGCCGCAGAGAACGCGAGCCGCCTGGTGGCCATGCAGCGGGCGGAGAAGAATATCGCGGAGCTGCTTGCCGACATGTCCGGGGCTTTTCATCGCTTGCGCCAGGCCGGGATCGATGCGGAGCTTTTTGACGTTATTGCGGGCTTTGAAGCCCTGTCGCAGGAAGGGGCGAAGTCCTAG
- a CDS encoding molybdopterin-containing oxidoreductase membrane anchor subunit, producing MQSMELPLVLFTVLSQAAIGLVLMNAVRLHAGPGEGNARKEWTLIAAFMGAGIAASLFHLGHPLESYRALAHLEKAWLSREVLAAGIFFALAAFAAATGREKGSPVLVWASVLAGLLALLASGMTYAPPALPAVNNALPTVFFLISAVVLGAGFASWFAAAVNQPLLARIFVTALVVGLVVRLTVPCAWLSGSEIMRQTGLAWLGAPLYWAHIALMAACLGVLWKNRTIPVWLPLLALAGELAGRAVFFSETIHTAVNIGAPY from the coding sequence ATGCAATCCATGGAATTACCACTGGTCCTGTTCACGGTGCTCTCGCAGGCCGCCATCGGTCTGGTTCTCATGAACGCCGTACGTCTCCACGCGGGCCCCGGCGAGGGCAACGCCCGCAAGGAATGGACGCTGATCGCGGCCTTCATGGGCGCGGGCATCGCGGCCTCTCTCTTCCATCTCGGCCATCCGCTTGAATCGTACCGCGCCCTTGCGCATCTTGAGAAAGCGTGGCTCAGCCGCGAAGTGCTCGCAGCGGGAATCTTTTTCGCGCTGGCGGCCTTTGCTGCAGCCACAGGGCGGGAAAAAGGCTCTCCCGTGCTGGTCTGGGCATCGGTCCTGGCCGGACTGCTGGCGCTCCTGGCCTCGGGCATGACCTATGCTCCTCCCGCGCTGCCGGCGGTGAACAACGCCCTGCCCACGGTCTTCTTCCTCATCTCCGCCGTGGTCCTGGGCGCCGGATTCGCAAGCTGGTTCGCCGCAGCGGTCAACCAGCCATTGCTGGCCCGCATCTTCGTGACGGCCCTCGTGGTCGGACTGGTCGTGCGCCTCACGGTTCCCTGCGCCTGGCTTTCCGGATCTGAAATCATGCGTCAGACAGGCCTGGCCTGGCTCGGCGCTCCGCTGTATTGGGCCCACATCGCGCTGATGGCGGCCTGCCTTGGCGTGCTCTGGAAGAACCGGACAATCCCCGTCTGGCTTCCGCTTCTGGCCCTGGCCGGAGAACTGGCGGGCCGTGCAGTGTTCTTTTCCGAAACAATCCACACAGCCGTCAATATCGGCGCACCCTATTAA
- a CDS encoding F0F1 ATP synthase subunit A has protein sequence MRISPDAILLWQYGFVKINATIAFTWALMLAMTLAAMLITRRLSGDGDRSRWQNLLEIVVTALDRQIREVGIASPRDYLGFLATLFLFVALASLCSVIPGYAAPTASLSTTTALALCVFVAVPLYGIRKQGLRSYLASYAQPTPFMLPFNVIGELSRTMALAVRLFGNMMSGAMIAAILLLVTPIFFPIVMTALGLLTGMIQAYIFFILATVYIAAATTVSARRETTK, from the coding sequence ATGCGTATCAGCCCCGATGCCATACTCCTGTGGCAGTACGGATTTGTGAAGATAAATGCCACCATCGCCTTCACCTGGGCGCTCATGCTGGCCATGACTCTGGCGGCGATGCTGATCACCCGCCGACTGTCCGGGGATGGTGATCGCTCGCGCTGGCAGAATCTGCTCGAGATCGTGGTCACTGCCCTGGACAGGCAGATTCGCGAAGTGGGCATTGCCAGCCCCCGGGACTATCTGGGTTTTCTGGCCACTCTTTTTCTTTTCGTGGCCCTTGCCTCCCTGTGCTCCGTCATTCCCGGCTATGCTGCGCCCACGGCTTCGCTGTCCACCACCACGGCCCTGGCCCTGTGCGTGTTCGTGGCCGTGCCGCTGTACGGCATCCGCAAGCAGGGACTGCGTAGTTACCTGGCCTCCTATGCCCAGCCGACCCCGTTCATGCTGCCTTTCAATGTCATCGGCGAGCTTTCCCGCACCATGGCCCTGGCCGTGCGCCTTTTCGGCAACATGATGAGCGGGGCCATGATCGCGGCCATCCTGCTGCTGGTCACCCCGATTTTCTTTCCCATCGTCATGACCGCGCTTGGGCTGCTGACCGGCATGATCCAGGCCTATATTTTCTTCATCCTGGCCACGGTCTACATCGCGGCCGCCACCACCGTCTCGGCCCGCAGGGAGACAACCAAATGA
- a CDS encoding ATP synthase subunit I, translated as MILSDFALALAAGLGLGAFFFGGLWWTARRALASSRPAAWFVGSFVVRTGVTLGGFYLIGDGRWERLAACLLGFVVARMAATRLTKSCMNGGK; from the coding sequence ATGATACTTAGCGATTTCGCGCTGGCTCTTGCCGCCGGCCTTGGGCTCGGGGCCTTCTTTTTCGGCGGCCTGTGGTGGACCGCCCGCAGGGCTCTGGCCTCCAGCCGTCCTGCGGCCTGGTTCGTGGGCAGTTTCGTGGTCCGCACCGGCGTCACGCTGGGCGGGTTCTACCTGATCGGCGACGGGCGCTGGGAGCGCCTTGCGGCCTGTCTGCTCGGATTTGTCGTGGCGCGCATGGCTGCAACGCGGCTGACCAAGAGCTGTATGAACGGAGGGAAGTGA
- the atpE gene encoding ATP synthase F0 subunit C, whose product MDSMTLIAVASIITAGLTTGIGCLGPALGEGRAVAQALTALAQQPDASMTITRTLFVGVAMIESTAIYCFVLSMILLFANPFWTHAVGQAAGQ is encoded by the coding sequence ATGGACAGCATGACCCTCATCGCCGTAGCCTCCATCATCACCGCCGGCCTGACCACGGGCATCGGTTGCCTTGGTCCGGCCCTGGGCGAGGGCCGCGCGGTGGCCCAGGCCCTGACCGCCCTGGCGCAGCAGCCCGACGCCTCCATGACCATCACCCGCACCCTCTTTGTCGGCGTGGCCATGATCGAGTCCACGGCCATCTACTGCTTCGTGCTGTCCATGATCCTGCTCTTCGCCAATCCGTTCTGGACCCATGCCGTCGGGCAGGCAGCGGGGCAGTAG
- a CDS encoding lytic murein transglycosylase, which translates to MIFISRILVFVCMAAFGVMISSPSHASGEYRRQIFIQAEEALGKGQRQDYLARRTELGDYPLLPYLTQQDLEGRMEPGIAGEVRVFLRDYDGTPPADALRRPWLAQLGRNGQWNRFVEDYRPQNDENLQCEYGQALLNTGRRSEAMDQARSLWLSGSPRPKSCDPLFEAWIKSGGLTRDLTWQRIELAMRRGQTSLAKYLKRHLGPADAQWLDYWLRVDRQPSLILERDWSSVTHDRMDAILAHGMRKMIRNDATRAAADWDGLRRRSGLDRARFAAIENNAVMYMCLRFEPGALARVESMPEDLRSDSVREWAVRAALRTQDWRVALRMLESLTAAQKEESRWRYWKGRALQENGRDLEAREIFEALAGGQDYFAMLALGHLGRPLVVQHDPLTVSDEAVRRVGKLPALQRAAELHALGRYGPARREWQQAQPGLDAMELAAAAAWAHGLGWHDRAIVATAAAGHMTDLELRFPLPHRDIVFAEAGAAGLSPALIYGVARQESLFMSDVGSSAGALGLMQIMPQTGRRIARWHGEKLSHPILLLQPERNIRYGASYLRRQLDDLQNNPLLATAAYNAGQSRVKGWLPSIPMPADVWVETIPYNETRNYVEKVAAYTAIYESRLGVALRNPLARLPMVYPRG; encoded by the coding sequence ATGATTTTCATCTCTCGCATTCTTGTTTTCGTATGCATGGCTGCCTTCGGTGTCATGATTTCCTCGCCGAGCCATGCCTCTGGCGAATACAGGCGCCAGATTTTTATCCAGGCCGAGGAGGCGCTCGGCAAGGGGCAGCGTCAGGATTACCTGGCCCGCAGGACCGAACTGGGCGATTATCCGCTGCTGCCCTATCTGACGCAGCAGGATCTGGAAGGGCGCATGGAGCCCGGCATCGCCGGGGAGGTGCGCGTCTTTCTGCGCGACTACGACGGCACCCCGCCTGCCGATGCGCTGCGCAGGCCATGGCTCGCCCAGCTTGGCAGGAATGGCCAGTGGAACCGCTTTGTCGAGGACTATCGCCCGCAAAACGACGAGAACCTGCAATGCGAATACGGACAGGCCCTGCTGAATACGGGCAGGCGTTCCGAGGCCATGGACCAGGCCAGGTCATTGTGGCTTTCGGGGTCGCCGCGCCCCAAGTCCTGCGATCCCCTTTTCGAGGCCTGGATCAAAAGTGGCGGCCTGACCAGGGATTTGACCTGGCAGCGCATCGAACTGGCCATGCGCAGAGGGCAGACCAGTCTTGCCAAGTACCTGAAGCGTCATCTTGGTCCTGCCGACGCGCAGTGGCTCGACTACTGGCTGCGGGTCGACCGGCAGCCCTCCCTGATTCTGGAGCGTGACTGGTCCTCGGTGACCCACGATCGGATGGATGCAATCCTCGCCCACGGCATGCGCAAGATGATCCGGAATGATGCGACCAGGGCCGCTGCGGACTGGGACGGCCTGCGCCGCAGAAGCGGCCTTGATCGTGCGCGATTTGCGGCCATCGAAAATAATGCGGTCATGTACATGTGCCTGCGTTTTGAGCCCGGCGCACTGGCACGGGTGGAGTCCATGCCGGAAGACCTGCGCAGCGACTCCGTGCGCGAGTGGGCCGTGCGTGCGGCTCTGCGTACGCAGGACTGGCGGGTGGCGCTGCGCATGCTTGAAAGCCTCACCGCAGCCCAGAAAGAGGAGTCCCGTTGGCGATACTGGAAGGGACGCGCCTTGCAGGAGAATGGCCGGGACCTGGAAGCGCGGGAAATTTTTGAAGCACTGGCCGGAGGACAGGATTACTTCGCCATGCTGGCCCTGGGGCATCTGGGTCGGCCGCTGGTGGTGCAGCACGACCCGCTGACTGTTTCGGACGAGGCCGTGCGCCGCGTCGGGAAGCTGCCCGCCCTGCAGCGCGCCGCAGAACTTCATGCCCTTGGGCGCTACGGCCCGGCCCGACGCGAGTGGCAACAGGCCCAGCCTGGCCTCGACGCCATGGAGCTGGCTGCTGCCGCTGCCTGGGCGCACGGGCTTGGCTGGCATGACCGGGCCATTGTGGCCACCGCCGCGGCAGGGCACATGACGGACCTGGAGCTACGTTTTCCCCTGCCGCACAGGGACATCGTTTTTGCCGAGGCCGGCGCCGCGGGCCTCAGCCCGGCCCTGATCTACGGGGTGGCGCGTCAGGAGAGCCTGTTCATGTCTGACGTAGGGTCTTCTGCCGGGGCCCTGGGGCTGATGCAGATCATGCCGCAGACAGGCAGGCGCATCGCGCGCTGGCATGGCGAAAAATTGTCCCATCCCATTTTGCTGCTGCAACCCGAGCGCAACATCCGCTACGGCGCATCCTACCTGCGCAGGCAGCTCGACGACCTGCAAAACAATCCCTTGCTGGCCACCGCCGCCTACAATGCCGGGCAAAGCCGGGTCAAAGGCTGGCTCCCGTCAATCCCCATGCCCGCCGATGTCTGGGTAGAAACCATCCCGTATAATGAAACCAGGAACTACGTGGAAAAGGTGGCCGCCTACACGGCCATCTACGAATCCCGCCTGGGCGTTGCGCTCCGAAACCCTCTGGCGCGGCTGCCCATGGTGTATCCGCGTGGCTGA
- a CDS encoding F0F1 ATP synthase subunit epsilon (part of catalytic core of ATP synthase; alpha(3)beta(3)gamma(1)delta(1)epsilon(1); involved in producing ATP from ADP in the presence of the proton motive force across the membrane), whose protein sequence is MRLRILLPFRVFEDVGALRIVAESRDGSFGILPRRRDCVVALGPGILVYETTHEEVFVAVDEGVLTKTGPRVVVSVRNAIAGKDLGQLRRTVEEEFMHLDEEERGVRRALARMESGFIRRMAGFYRD, encoded by the coding sequence ATGCGCCTTAGGATTCTGCTCCCGTTCAGGGTTTTTGAAGATGTGGGGGCCTTGCGCATCGTGGCCGAGAGCCGCGACGGTTCCTTCGGAATCCTGCCTCGGCGGCGGGATTGCGTGGTCGCGCTGGGCCCCGGTATTCTGGTTTATGAGACAACGCATGAGGAAGTTTTCGTCGCCGTGGACGAAGGTGTGCTGACCAAGACCGGGCCCAGGGTCGTAGTCAGCGTGCGCAACGCCATCGCCGGAAAGGACCTTGGGCAGTTGCGCCGGACCGTGGAAGAGGAATTCATGCATCTGGACGAAGAGGAGCGGGGGGTGCGCCGGGCCCTTGCGAGAATGGAGAGCGGCTTCATCCGCCGCATGGCCGGGTTCTACCGTGACTAG
- a CDS encoding F0F1 ATP synthase subunit B, translating into MLIDWFTVGAQVVNFLVLVWLMKRFLYKPILGAIDAREERIARELADGERMQAEAAREREEFERRKKALEDTRDELLETARNEARDERQKLLGQARVDAEAERARQGEALKRDRDCLLDEMARRTREETYAIARKTLSDLAGASFDERASLVFAQRVRSLDEPSRSDLIADAKSGPLRVRSAFELSEESRAAVRSALEDVLEGSAKVYFETDPDLIGGIEILTGNRKISWSIEEYLARMQKSMDELFSVSEAVAPADGGRDA; encoded by the coding sequence ATGCTCATCGACTGGTTCACCGTCGGCGCGCAGGTCGTCAATTTTCTCGTCCTGGTCTGGCTCATGAAGCGTTTTCTTTACAAGCCGATCCTTGGCGCCATCGACGCCCGCGAGGAACGCATCGCCAGGGAACTGGCCGATGGCGAAAGGATGCAGGCCGAGGCCGCCCGCGAGCGGGAGGAATTCGAGCGCCGAAAAAAGGCCCTGGAAGACACCCGCGACGAGCTTCTGGAAACTGCCAGGAATGAAGCCAGGGACGAACGACAGAAGCTCCTGGGCCAGGCGCGGGTGGACGCCGAAGCCGAGCGCGCAAGGCAGGGCGAGGCCCTGAAACGGGACCGGGACTGCCTGCTCGATGAGATGGCCCGGCGCACGCGGGAGGAAACCTACGCCATTGCGCGCAAGACCCTGTCCGACCTGGCAGGGGCGAGTTTCGATGAGCGTGCCAGTCTGGTCTTCGCGCAGCGGGTCCGCTCCCTGGACGAGCCTTCGCGCTCCGATCTGATCGCCGATGCCAAGTCCGGACCGTTGCGGGTGCGCAGTGCTTTTGAGTTGTCCGAAGAAAGCAGGGCCGCTGTGCGTTCAGCTCTGGAGGACGTCCTGGAAGGGAGCGCGAAGGTGTACTTTGAAACCGATCCGGACCTCATCGGCGGCATCGAGATCCTGACCGGTAACCGCAAGATTTCCTGGAGCATAGAGGAATATCTGGCCCGGATGCAAAAGAGCATGGACGAGCTGTTTTCCGTTTCCGAAGCTGTCGCTCCCGCAGACGGAGGGAGGGACGCATGA
- a CDS encoding F0F1 ATP synthase subunit alpha (produces ATP from ADP in the presence of a proton gradient across the membrane. The alpha chain is a catalytic subunit) produces the protein MTCSLADTLDRTFRNLRKAREDFVPTHDAREIGNIVSVSPGIARVSGLPGVEFEEMLAFPGRIFGIAFNLDADEIGVVLLGDHGHLCAGDTVERTGRVMDVPVGDMLLGRVVDPLGLPLDNLGPLISEKRLPIERPAPPIMDRAPVTEPLLTGIKVIDALIPIGRGQRELILGDRQTGKSAIALDAILNQHDKDVVCVYCTIGQRAASTAKAVAMLKERGAMRYTVVVVAEGGDPPGMSYIAPYAATSIAEHFMEQGRDVLIVYDDLTHHARSYRELSLLLRRPPGREAFPGDIFYIHSRLLERATHLRPERGGGSLTALPVIETEAQNMAAYIPTNLISITDGQISLSPTLFHLGVLPAVDVGTSVSRVGGKAQRPAYRAVAGDLKLAYAQFEELETFARFGARLDDASLETLAHGRRLRACLRQPEFAPVPMPEQLALLLALTSDLFRAVPLPRMAEAEQAVRQAVALASGSMLERLDRESLSDDDRDALLRMARQALLDAGLTEP, from the coding sequence ATGACCTGCTCCCTTGCCGACACCCTGGACAGGACCTTCCGGAACCTGCGCAAGGCTCGCGAGGATTTTGTCCCGACGCATGACGCGAGGGAGATCGGCAATATCGTCAGCGTCTCTCCGGGCATTGCGAGGGTGTCGGGGCTGCCCGGCGTTGAATTCGAGGAGATGCTGGCCTTCCCGGGACGGATTTTCGGCATCGCCTTCAATCTGGACGCAGACGAGATCGGCGTGGTGCTGCTTGGCGATCACGGGCATCTGTGTGCGGGCGACACCGTGGAGCGTACGGGGCGGGTCATGGATGTGCCCGTGGGCGACATGCTGCTGGGCCGGGTCGTCGACCCGCTCGGTCTCCCCCTGGACAACCTGGGGCCGCTGATCAGCGAAAAGCGCCTGCCCATCGAACGCCCGGCTCCACCCATCATGGATCGAGCGCCGGTGACCGAGCCGCTCCTGACCGGCATCAAGGTCATCGACGCCCTCATCCCCATCGGGCGCGGGCAGCGCGAACTGATCCTTGGCGACCGCCAGACCGGCAAGTCGGCCATTGCCCTCGACGCCATCCTCAACCAGCATGACAAGGATGTCGTCTGCGTCTATTGCACCATCGGGCAGCGTGCCGCGTCCACGGCCAAGGCGGTGGCCATGCTGAAGGAAAGGGGAGCAATGCGCTACACGGTGGTGGTCGTGGCCGAAGGCGGCGATCCGCCGGGCATGTCCTACATCGCGCCCTATGCGGCCACCAGCATTGCCGAACATTTCATGGAACAGGGCCGCGACGTGCTCATCGTCTACGACGACCTGACCCATCACGCCCGGTCCTACCGCGAACTGTCGCTGCTGCTGCGCAGGCCTCCGGGGCGCGAGGCCTTTCCCGGTGACATTTTCTACATCCATTCGCGGCTGCTGGAGCGGGCCACGCACCTGCGTCCGGAACGCGGTGGCGGATCCCTCACCGCACTGCCCGTCATCGAGACCGAGGCCCAGAACATGGCCGCCTACATTCCCACCAACCTTATCTCCATCACCGACGGTCAGATCAGCCTCTCGCCGACGTTGTTCCATCTGGGCGTGCTGCCGGCCGTGGATGTCGGCACGTCGGTCTCGCGGGTGGGCGGAAAGGCCCAGCGCCCAGCCTACCGCGCGGTGGCCGGGGACCTGAAGCTGGCCTACGCCCAGTTTGAGGAACTTGAGACCTTTGCCCGCTTCGGTGCGCGTCTCGATGACGCCAGCCTTGAAACCCTGGCGCATGGGCGGCGCCTGCGGGCCTGCCTGCGGCAACCGGAATTCGCCCCCGTGCCCATGCCGGAGCAACTGGCTTTACTTCTGGCCCTGACCTCTGATCTGTTCCGCGCTGTCCCGCTTCCGCGCATGGCCGAAGCCGAGCAGGCCGTGCGCCAGGCTGTGGCTTTGGCTTCCGGGAGCATGCTGGAACGTCTGGACCGCGAGAGCCTGTCGGACGATGACCGGGACGCTTTGCTCCGCATGGCCCGGCAGGCGCTCCTCGACGCGGGGCTGACCGAGCCATGA